A window of Amycolatopsis australiensis contains these coding sequences:
- a CDS encoding amidase, giving the protein MDAVNRLRSAAVLVALAGSLLAPVPAVAATGLGFDLDAATIPDLQQRMAGGSLTSVRLTAAYLHRIEDLDGKVHSVVAVDPGALRAAAASDARRRTGRPLSRLDGIPVLLKDNIDTRTQPATAGSRALPRSRPAADAALVDRLQRGGAVILGKTNLSEWANFRSTHSTSGWSAVGGQTNNPYVLDRNPCGSSSGSGAAVAATLAQVAIGTETDGSIVCPAGANDVVGAKPTLGLVSRTGVVPISAEQDTAGPMARHVVDAAITLSVLQGRDPADPATAAIPAGQPRDYAALLRPGALRGARIGVWRLAGLDADVDRVVGDAVRTLTARGATVVDVDLPNQDRIGAAETPALLTEFKHDLDAYLAHRPGHPATLEELIAFDRSDPVELSKFGQELFEQAAAAPPPSDPGYRQQRETATSLARRSIDETLSRLHLDAIMAPTNSPAWKTDYATGDAFVLGSSTPAAVAGYPNVSVPAGFAGPLPIGVSFFAGRWADARVLALAAAFERAAPARRAPAFLPTIGS; this is encoded by the coding sequence ATGGATGCCGTGAATCGTCTGCGCTCGGCCGCCGTGCTCGTCGCTCTCGCCGGTTCCCTGCTGGCCCCGGTCCCCGCCGTCGCCGCCACGGGCCTCGGCTTCGACCTGGACGCGGCCACCATCCCGGACCTGCAGCAGCGGATGGCGGGCGGCAGCCTCACCTCGGTGCGGCTGACCGCGGCCTACCTGCACCGGATCGAAGACCTCGACGGCAAGGTCCACTCCGTGGTCGCCGTCGACCCCGGTGCGCTGCGCGCCGCCGCCGCGAGCGACGCCCGCCGCCGGACCGGCCGGCCGCTCAGCCGGCTGGACGGGATCCCGGTGCTGCTCAAGGACAACATCGACACGCGCACGCAGCCGGCGACCGCGGGGTCACGGGCGCTGCCGCGCAGCCGCCCGGCGGCCGACGCGGCGCTGGTGGACCGGCTGCAGCGCGGCGGCGCGGTGATCCTCGGCAAGACGAACCTGTCCGAGTGGGCGAACTTCCGCTCCACCCACTCGACGTCCGGCTGGTCCGCGGTCGGCGGCCAGACGAACAACCCGTACGTCCTCGACCGCAACCCGTGCGGCTCGTCCTCCGGTTCCGGCGCCGCCGTGGCGGCCACCCTGGCCCAGGTCGCGATCGGCACCGAGACCGACGGCTCGATCGTCTGCCCGGCCGGCGCCAACGACGTCGTCGGCGCGAAGCCGACGCTCGGGCTGGTCAGCCGGACCGGCGTGGTGCCGATCTCCGCCGAGCAGGACACCGCCGGGCCGATGGCGCGCCACGTCGTCGACGCCGCCATCACGCTGTCCGTGCTGCAGGGCCGCGACCCGGCCGACCCCGCGACGGCGGCGATCCCGGCCGGGCAGCCGCGGGACTACGCGGCCCTGCTGCGCCCGGGCGCCCTGCGCGGCGCCCGGATCGGGGTCTGGCGGCTGGCCGGGCTGGACGCCGACGTCGACCGGGTCGTCGGGGACGCCGTGCGGACGCTGACCGCCCGCGGCGCCACGGTCGTCGACGTGGACCTGCCCAACCAGGACCGGATCGGGGCCGCCGAGACGCCGGCGCTGCTCACCGAGTTCAAGCACGACCTCGACGCCTACCTCGCCCACCGGCCCGGCCACCCGGCCACGCTCGAGGAGCTGATCGCGTTCGACCGGAGCGACCCGGTCGAGCTGTCGAAGTTCGGCCAGGAGCTGTTCGAGCAGGCCGCGGCCGCGCCACCGCCGAGCGACCCGGGTTACCGGCAGCAGCGCGAGACGGCGACTTCGCTGGCCCGGCGGTCGATCGACGAGACGCTGTCGCGGCTGCACCTGGACGCGATCATGGCGCCGACCAACAGCCCGGCGTGGAAGACGGACTACGCGACCGGCGACGCGTTCGTGCTGGGCTCGTCGACCCCGGCGGCGGTCGCGGGCTACCCGAACGTGTCGGTCCCGGCCGGGTTCGCGGGCCCGCTCCCGATCGGCGTCTCGTTCTTCGCGGGCCGCTGGGCCGACGCCCGGGTCCTCGCGCTCGCTGCGGCGTTCGAGCGCGCCGCCCCGGCGCGCCGGGCCCCGGCGTTCCTCCCGACGATCGGTTCCTGA
- a CDS encoding LysR family transcriptional regulator → MQFQQLAYFVAVAEDRHFTRAAERVRVAQPSLSQQIRALEHDLGAPLFHRIRGNVTLTEAGEVLLPIARRILAETETARRAIRELDELDRGRVRLGAPPSLCTGLLPAMLGAFRRRYPGIQLELQESGSRDLRQRLAEGALDLALLAAAPADPHLAATPLLLEELVLVSPADAPARRTRLEVRELADVPLVMFRRGYDVREATVNACRAAGFEPAFAIEGGEMDAVLELVRAGVGSAVVPSTVAGDRFRMTRFVPEAGMTRVVQLAYRKQVEPTRAVRALRTAIVGFVADRTRLPPGIESLVDGRARRTGG, encoded by the coding sequence GTGCAGTTCCAGCAGCTCGCCTACTTCGTCGCCGTCGCCGAAGACCGCCACTTCACCCGCGCAGCCGAGCGGGTGCGCGTCGCCCAGCCGTCGCTGTCCCAGCAGATCCGGGCGCTGGAGCACGATCTCGGCGCGCCGCTGTTCCACCGGATCCGCGGCAATGTGACCCTCACCGAGGCGGGCGAAGTCCTGCTGCCGATCGCGCGGCGGATCCTCGCCGAGACCGAGACCGCCCGGCGGGCCATCCGGGAGCTGGACGAGCTCGACCGCGGCCGCGTCCGGCTGGGCGCCCCGCCGAGCCTGTGCACGGGCCTGCTCCCGGCGATGCTCGGGGCGTTCCGCCGCCGTTATCCGGGCATCCAGCTGGAACTGCAGGAAAGCGGCTCGCGCGACCTGCGCCAGCGGCTGGCCGAAGGCGCGCTGGACCTGGCGCTGCTGGCCGCCGCCCCGGCCGACCCGCACCTGGCCGCGACCCCGTTGCTGCTGGAAGAGCTGGTCCTCGTCTCGCCGGCGGACGCCCCGGCCCGGCGCACCCGGCTCGAGGTCCGGGAGCTGGCCGACGTCCCGCTGGTGATGTTCCGCCGCGGCTACGACGTCCGGGAGGCGACGGTCAACGCCTGCCGCGCGGCCGGGTTCGAACCGGCGTTCGCGATCGAGGGCGGCGAGATGGACGCCGTCCTGGAGCTGGTGCGGGCCGGCGTGGGGTCCGCGGTGGTGCCGAGCACGGTGGCCGGCGACCGGTTCCGGATGACACGGTTCGTGCCGGAGGCGGGCATGACCCGCGTCGTGCAGCTGGCCTACCGCAAGCAGGTCGAACCGACCCGGGCGGTGCGCGCGCTGCGGACGGCGATCGTGGGGTTCGTGGCCGACCGGACCCGCCTGCCGCCGGGCATCGAGTCCCTTGTGGACGGACGGGCCCGACGAACGGGGGGTTGA
- a CDS encoding succinate dehydrogenase cytochrome b subunit, with protein sequence MVNDLATRRPVRRFWASTIGKKIVMAVSGGLLLAFVFAHMLGNLKTFLGGADLNGYAHWLRTLGEPVLHHGWFLWIQRVVLLAALVLHVTAAVQLAGRARRARPVPYVHRRPVRATFAVRTMRWGGATLAVFVVWHILDFTVGAVNRDYVPGDPYHNLLADFRVWWVNLIYLVALAMLGLHIHHGFASAARTLGVTGAKRERAVKILGRTTAVVIAGGYALVPIAIMTGLVH encoded by the coding sequence GTGGTGAACGACCTCGCGACCCGGCGTCCCGTCCGGCGGTTCTGGGCCTCGACGATCGGCAAGAAGATCGTCATGGCGGTGAGCGGCGGCCTGCTGCTCGCGTTCGTGTTCGCGCACATGCTGGGCAACCTCAAGACGTTCCTCGGCGGCGCCGACCTCAACGGCTACGCGCACTGGCTGCGCACCCTCGGCGAACCGGTGCTGCACCACGGCTGGTTCCTCTGGATCCAGCGCGTGGTCCTGCTCGCCGCGCTCGTCCTGCACGTCACCGCCGCGGTGCAGCTGGCCGGGCGCGCCCGCCGCGCCCGGCCGGTGCCCTACGTCCACCGGCGGCCGGTGCGCGCCACCTTCGCGGTGCGCACGATGCGTTGGGGCGGCGCGACGCTGGCGGTGTTCGTCGTCTGGCACATCCTCGACTTCACCGTCGGCGCGGTGAACCGGGACTACGTGCCGGGCGACCCGTACCACAACCTCCTGGCGGACTTCCGGGTCTGGTGGGTGAACCTGATCTACCTGGTCGCCCTCGCCATGCTGGGCCTGCACATCCACCACGGCTTCGCCAGTGCCGCGCGCACTCTCGGCGTGACCGGCGCGAAGCGGGAGCGGGCCGTCAAGATCCTCGGCCGCACGACGGCGGTCGTGATCGCGGGCGGCTACGCGCTCGTCCCGATCGCGATCATGACAGGACTGGTGCACTGA
- a CDS encoding fumarate reductase/succinate dehydrogenase flavoprotein subunit yields MTDYRTGDPIADTKAPAVALENRWDERKFAAKLVNPANRRKHRVIVVGTGLAGGSAGATLAEQGYQVVQFCFQDSPRRAHSVAAQGGINAAKNYRNDGDSVFRLFYDTVKGGDFRSRESNVYRLAQVSARIIDQAVAQGVPFAREYGGLLDTRSFGGVQVQRTFYARGQTGQQLLIGAYQALSRQIDAGNVELHPRTEMLDLVVAGGRARGIVARDLVTGEIRTHLADAVVLATGGYGNVFSLSTNAKGSNATAIWRAHKRGAYFANPCFTQIHPTCIPRSGEHQSKLTLMSESLRNDGRIWVPRRQGDPRPPSEIPEAERDYYLERLYPGFGNLVPRDIASRAAKNVCDAGLGVGPGGLGVYLDFADAIERMGRPAIETRYGNLFEMYQRITAEDPYEVPMRIYPAIHYTMGGLWVDYDLQSTIPGLFVIGEANFSDHGANRLGASALMQGLADGYFVLPVTLNDYIGGNRFDEVPPDVVARAETEVRDRITRLLAVRGTRSADSFHRELGLLMWDHCGMSRNREGLRMALARVPELRAEFWRDVRIPGTAAELNQELEKANRVADFLELAELLLIDALAREESCGGHFREEHQTPEGEARRDDEHFAYVAAWEHGGPDGVPVLHREDLTFEHVHPTQRSYT; encoded by the coding sequence ATGACGGACTACCGCACGGGCGACCCGATCGCCGACACGAAGGCTCCCGCCGTCGCGCTGGAAAACCGGTGGGACGAACGGAAGTTCGCCGCGAAGCTGGTGAACCCGGCGAACCGGCGCAAGCACCGCGTGATCGTCGTGGGCACCGGGCTGGCCGGCGGGTCGGCCGGGGCGACCCTGGCCGAGCAGGGCTACCAGGTCGTGCAGTTCTGCTTCCAGGACTCGCCGCGGCGCGCGCACTCGGTCGCCGCGCAGGGCGGGATCAACGCGGCGAAGAACTACCGCAACGACGGCGACTCGGTGTTCCGGTTGTTCTACGACACCGTGAAAGGCGGCGACTTCCGGTCGCGGGAGTCCAATGTGTACCGGCTCGCCCAGGTGTCGGCCCGGATCATCGACCAGGCCGTGGCCCAGGGCGTGCCGTTCGCCCGCGAATACGGCGGCCTGCTGGACACGCGCTCCTTCGGCGGGGTCCAGGTGCAGCGGACGTTCTACGCCCGCGGCCAGACCGGGCAGCAGCTGCTGATCGGCGCCTACCAGGCGCTGTCCCGGCAGATCGACGCCGGGAACGTCGAGCTGCACCCGCGGACCGAGATGCTCGACCTGGTCGTCGCCGGCGGCCGGGCGCGCGGCATCGTCGCGCGGGACCTGGTGACCGGCGAGATCCGCACGCACCTGGCCGACGCCGTGGTGCTCGCCACGGGCGGCTACGGCAACGTCTTCTCCCTCTCCACCAACGCCAAGGGCTCGAACGCGACGGCGATCTGGCGGGCGCACAAGCGCGGCGCGTACTTCGCCAACCCGTGCTTCACGCAGATCCACCCGACGTGCATCCCGCGGTCTGGGGAGCACCAGTCGAAGCTGACGCTGATGAGCGAGTCGCTGCGCAACGACGGCCGCATCTGGGTGCCCCGCCGCCAGGGCGACCCGCGGCCGCCGTCGGAGATCCCCGAGGCCGAGCGCGACTACTACCTCGAGCGGCTGTACCCGGGCTTCGGCAACCTGGTGCCGCGCGACATCGCTTCGCGGGCGGCCAAGAACGTCTGCGACGCGGGGCTGGGCGTCGGGCCCGGCGGCCTGGGTGTCTACCTCGACTTCGCCGACGCGATCGAGCGGATGGGCCGCCCGGCGATCGAAACCCGCTACGGCAACCTGTTCGAGATGTACCAGCGCATCACGGCGGAGGACCCGTACGAGGTGCCGATGCGGATCTACCCGGCCATCCACTACACGATGGGCGGCCTCTGGGTCGACTACGACCTGCAGAGCACGATCCCCGGGTTGTTCGTGATCGGGGAGGCGAACTTCTCCGACCACGGCGCCAACCGGCTCGGCGCGTCGGCGTTGATGCAGGGCCTCGCCGACGGCTACTTCGTGCTCCCGGTCACGCTCAACGACTACATCGGCGGCAACCGCTTCGACGAAGTTCCGCCCGACGTCGTCGCCCGGGCGGAAACCGAGGTGCGGGACCGGATCACGCGGCTGCTCGCGGTGCGGGGAACGCGGTCCGCCGACTCCTTCCACCGCGAGCTGGGCCTGCTGATGTGGGACCACTGCGGGATGTCCCGCAACCGCGAAGGCCTGCGCATGGCGCTGGCGCGGGTGCCGGAGCTGCGCGCGGAGTTCTGGCGCGACGTCCGCATCCCCGGCACCGCCGCGGAACTCAACCAGGAGCTGGAAAAGGCGAACCGTGTCGCCGACTTCCTCGAGCTGGCGGAGCTGCTGCTCATCGACGCGCTCGCGCGCGAAGAGTCCTGCGGCGGCCACTTCCGCGAAGAACACCAGACCCCCGAAGGCGAGGCGCGGCGCGACGACGAGCACTTCGCGTACGTCGCCGCGTGGGAGCACGGCGGGCCGGACGGCGTGCCCGTGCTGCACCGCGAAGACCTGACCTTCGAGCACGTCCACCCGACCCAGCGGAGCTACACATGA
- a CDS encoding succinate dehydrogenase/fumarate reductase iron-sulfur subunit: MNLTVRVWRQAGPAAEGRLVSYPVEGASPDMSLLELLDVLNEELIGRGEEPVAFDHDCREGICGSCGVVINGQAHGPERTTSCQLHLRSFRDGDVVDVEPWRAEGFPVIKDLVVDRSALDRIVQAGGYVSAPTGSAPDAHATPVPKPDADLAFDNATCIGCGACVAACPNGSATLFTAAKVTHLSLLPQGQPERARRVLAMVETMDAEGFGGCTNTGECVAACPKGIPFASIATLNREFRKASRG; encoded by the coding sequence ATGAACCTCACCGTCCGCGTCTGGCGGCAGGCCGGTCCGGCCGCCGAAGGCCGGCTCGTCTCCTACCCGGTCGAGGGCGCCAGCCCCGACATGTCGTTACTCGAACTGCTGGACGTGCTCAACGAGGAGCTGATCGGCCGCGGCGAGGAGCCGGTCGCCTTCGACCACGACTGCCGGGAAGGGATCTGCGGGTCGTGCGGTGTCGTGATCAACGGGCAGGCGCACGGACCGGAGCGCACGACGTCGTGCCAGCTGCACCTGCGGTCCTTCCGCGACGGCGACGTCGTCGACGTGGAACCGTGGCGCGCCGAGGGGTTCCCGGTGATCAAGGACCTGGTGGTCGACCGCTCGGCGCTGGACCGGATCGTCCAGGCCGGCGGCTACGTCAGCGCGCCGACCGGCAGTGCCCCGGACGCCCACGCGACCCCGGTCCCGAAGCCGGACGCGGACCTGGCGTTCGACAACGCGACCTGCATCGGCTGCGGCGCCTGCGTGGCGGCGTGCCCGAACGGCTCGGCGACGCTGTTCACGGCGGCGAAGGTCACGCACCTGAGCCTGCTGCCGCAGGGGCAGCCGGAACGCGCGCGGCGGGTGCTCGCCATGGTGGAGACGATGGACGCCGAAGGCTTCGGCGGCTGCACCAACACCGGGGAGTGCGTCGCGGCGTGCCCGAAGGGGATTCCGTTCGCGAGCATCGCCACGTTGAACCGCGAGTTCCGGAAGGCGAGCCGCGGCTGA
- a CDS encoding class F sortase: MLRRALLAAVSALLLAGCGATATPAAPPPPAPAAAGLTRSLPTALDVPAIGAKSTLVPLGLNPDRTVEVPPVDQPLQAGWYEYGPTPGEAGPAVLLGHIDGDHRKGIFWRLHELKPGDAVHVDRADGGRLTFKVTKVDQVAKREFPTEAVYGNTTRPELRLITCGGPYDAKNRNYLDNVIVYATLEK; encoded by the coding sequence ATGCTGCGCCGCGCGCTTCTCGCCGCCGTTTCCGCGCTGCTGCTCGCCGGCTGCGGAGCGACGGCCACTCCCGCCGCACCGCCGCCGCCCGCCCCCGCGGCCGCCGGCCTGACGCGGTCCCTGCCGACCGCGCTCGACGTGCCCGCCATCGGTGCCAAGTCGACACTGGTGCCGCTGGGCCTCAATCCGGACCGCACGGTCGAGGTGCCGCCGGTCGACCAGCCGCTGCAGGCCGGCTGGTACGAATACGGCCCGACACCCGGCGAAGCCGGGCCGGCGGTGCTCCTCGGCCACATCGACGGCGACCACCGCAAGGGCATCTTCTGGCGGCTGCACGAGCTGAAGCCCGGCGACGCGGTGCACGTCGACCGCGCCGACGGCGGCCGGCTGACCTTCAAGGTGACGAAGGTCGACCAGGTCGCGAAACGCGAGTTCCCCACGGAAGCCGTGTACGGCAACACAACGCGCCCCGAGCTGCGGCTGATCACCTGCGGCGGCCCGTACGACGCGAAGAACCGCAACTACCTCGACAACGTCATCGTGTACGCCACGCTCGAGAAGTGA
- a CDS encoding choice-of-anchor P family protein translates to MRTTLLRAGSLAGVTVAVLAGTAGVAAADDAVTGSAYGASADVSLLPGVLTGGRGITVGTGRLAESGSGGPSSASVADVPLRGVVTAKAIGSSVVGGPGSVAAKASVVEATLPLLAPAAGRVPSIRLVSARCASAGGDVTGSSDLAGVNLGRLGTLPAATSPNQKLGIPGVAEVTVNEQLQRYDGTLEVTALHIKLLGGTATGALGTGDVKLASVACGPSKEPAPEAPPRPGGPGQVVVVPAGAPQTGDGSLAGN, encoded by the coding sequence ATGCGCACGACCCTGCTCCGAGCCGGGAGCCTGGCCGGGGTGACCGTCGCCGTGCTGGCCGGAACGGCCGGTGTCGCGGCCGCGGACGACGCCGTCACCGGGTCCGCCTACGGCGCGTCCGCCGACGTCTCGCTGCTGCCGGGCGTCCTGACCGGCGGCCGCGGGATCACCGTCGGCACCGGCAGGCTCGCCGAGTCCGGCAGTGGCGGCCCGTCGTCGGCGAGCGTCGCCGACGTCCCGCTCCGGGGTGTCGTGACCGCCAAGGCGATCGGCAGCTCGGTCGTCGGCGGCCCCGGATCCGTGGCCGCCAAGGCGAGTGTCGTGGAGGCGACGCTTCCGCTGCTCGCCCCGGCCGCCGGCCGCGTGCCGTCGATCCGGCTGGTCAGTGCCCGCTGCGCGTCGGCAGGCGGCGACGTCACGGGCAGCAGCGACCTCGCCGGGGTGAACCTCGGCCGGCTCGGCACGCTGCCCGCCGCGACGTCACCCAACCAGAAGCTCGGGATCCCCGGCGTCGCCGAAGTGACGGTCAACGAGCAGCTCCAGCGCTACGACGGCACGCTCGAGGTGACTGCCCTGCACATCAAGCTGCTGGGCGGCACGGCCACCGGCGCGCTCGGCACCGGCGACGTCAAGCTCGCCTCGGTCGCCTGCGGCCCGTCGAAGGAACCCGCGCCCGAGGCGCCGCCGCGGCCGGGCGGGCCCGGCCAGGTCGTCGTCGTCCCCGCCGGCGCGCCGCAGACCGGCGACGGCAGCCTCGCCGGGAACTGA
- a CDS encoding LLM class F420-dependent oxidoreductase, translating into MRFAIKTSPQDTAWADMLAVWQAADEIELFESAWTFDHFYPIFSDPTGPCLEGWVTLTALAQATKRLRLGTLVSGIHYRHPALLANMAATLDIVSGGRLEIGIGAGWNEEESGAYGMRLGSVKERSDRFEEACEVIVGLLTREATTFQGEHYQLTDARCEPKPVQKPHPPICIGGSGEKRTLRTAAKYAQHWNFVGGTPEEFARKRDVLHRHCADIGRDPAEITLSSHVRLGADGDYAKVAAEAEALGEAGLDLAIVYLPPPHTPAVLEPLAKALEPLR; encoded by the coding sequence ATGCGATTCGCCATCAAGACCTCACCCCAGGACACGGCCTGGGCGGACATGCTCGCGGTCTGGCAGGCCGCCGACGAGATCGAGCTGTTCGAGTCCGCCTGGACGTTCGACCACTTCTACCCGATCTTCTCCGACCCGACCGGCCCCTGCCTGGAAGGCTGGGTCACGCTGACCGCCCTCGCGCAGGCCACGAAGCGGCTCCGGCTCGGCACCCTCGTCAGCGGGATCCACTACCGCCACCCCGCGCTGCTGGCCAACATGGCCGCGACGCTCGACATCGTCTCCGGCGGACGGCTGGAGATCGGCATCGGCGCCGGCTGGAACGAAGAGGAGTCCGGCGCCTACGGCATGCGGCTCGGCTCGGTGAAGGAGCGCAGCGACCGGTTCGAGGAAGCCTGCGAGGTGATCGTCGGGCTGCTCACCCGGGAGGCGACGACGTTCCAGGGCGAGCACTACCAGCTGACCGACGCGCGATGCGAGCCGAAGCCCGTGCAGAAGCCGCACCCGCCGATCTGCATCGGCGGCAGCGGCGAGAAGCGCACACTGCGCACGGCCGCGAAGTACGCCCAGCACTGGAACTTCGTCGGCGGGACGCCCGAGGAGTTCGCCCGCAAGCGTGACGTGCTGCACCGCCACTGCGCGGACATCGGCCGCGACCCGGCCGAAATCACGCTGTCCTCGCACGTCCGGCTCGGCGCGGACGGCGACTACGCGAAGGTCGCCGCGGAGGCGGAGGCGCTCGGCGAAGCGGGTCTGGACCTCGCCATCGTCTACCTGCCGCCGCCGCACACCCCGGCCGTGCTGGAGCCGCTGGCGAAGGCGCTCGAGCCGCTGCGCTGA
- a CDS encoding DUF1540 domain-containing protein — translation MTTTEMPAVHECTVSGCSYNHDGCHAFAITVGGDDGAADCGTFVPLNTKGGLDRVVAQVGACSRTDCRHNSSLECTASSVRVGPGEGGHAANCLTFTR, via the coding sequence ATGACCACCACCGAGATGCCCGCCGTGCACGAATGCACGGTCAGCGGCTGTTCCTACAACCACGACGGCTGCCACGCCTTCGCGATCACCGTCGGCGGCGACGACGGCGCCGCCGACTGCGGCACCTTCGTCCCGCTGAACACGAAAGGCGGCCTGGACCGCGTGGTGGCTCAGGTGGGCGCCTGCTCGCGCACCGACTGCCGGCACAACTCGTCGCTCGAATGCACCGCGTCGAGCGTCCGGGTGGGGCCGGGCGAGGGCGGGCACGCCGCCAACTGCCTGACCTTCACGCGGTAG
- a CDS encoding DUF2268 domain-containing protein — MTITVLDTYPAMREVLRAPAADRPGLLRAMLRPAAGLYRYFPGDVDLVAMHRMGSGFPLDRDGERCLEALEALHDAGAWNRIRRALDDAVAVQVAATPGITVPDITVLLVLGDPGDEHFMGPALGLTANGSVPGYLFLNLWPYPENLARLEATAVHELHHNLRYAEGAVGWDPATVTVGEQVVSEGLADAFARQLYGDELGYTRMGVPHLGDDAVFAKVVSGLGVTGMRNFTAWVHGDATAVRYGAAPVGLPAGAGYAAGNRLVDAYLAATGHTPADALLVDSREVIETALGATA; from the coding sequence ATGACGATCACCGTTCTCGACACCTACCCGGCCATGCGGGAGGTCCTGCGCGCGCCCGCCGCCGACCGGCCGGGGCTGCTGCGCGCGATGCTCCGGCCCGCCGCCGGCCTGTACCGGTACTTTCCCGGGGACGTCGACCTGGTGGCGATGCACCGGATGGGCTCGGGCTTCCCGCTCGACCGCGACGGCGAGCGATGCCTCGAGGCGCTGGAAGCGCTGCACGACGCCGGCGCGTGGAACCGGATCCGGCGGGCGCTCGACGACGCCGTCGCCGTGCAGGTCGCCGCGACCCCCGGCATCACGGTGCCGGACATCACCGTCCTGCTCGTCCTCGGCGATCCCGGGGACGAGCACTTCATGGGCCCGGCGCTGGGGTTGACCGCGAACGGCAGCGTGCCCGGGTACCTGTTCCTCAACCTGTGGCCGTATCCCGAGAACCTGGCGCGGCTGGAGGCGACGGCCGTCCACGAACTGCACCACAACCTCCGCTACGCCGAGGGCGCGGTGGGGTGGGACCCCGCGACGGTCACCGTCGGCGAGCAGGTGGTCTCCGAAGGGCTCGCGGACGCGTTCGCGCGTCAGCTCTACGGCGACGAACTCGGCTACACCCGGATGGGCGTGCCGCACCTGGGCGACGACGCCGTGTTCGCGAAGGTCGTCAGCGGCCTCGGTGTCACCGGCATGCGGAACTTCACCGCGTGGGTGCACGGCGACGCGACCGCCGTCCGCTACGGCGCGGCGCCGGTCGGGCTGCCGGCCGGCGCCGGGTACGCGGCCGGCAACCGCCTCGTCGACGCCTACCTGGCCGCCACCGGCCACACGCCCGCCGACGCGCTGCTGGTGGACAGCCGGGAAGTCATCGAGACCGCGCTGGGCGCTACCGCGTGA
- a CDS encoding ChaB family protein, with product MPGREDLPSTLLRSPRKAQDTWVAAHDSALRTYGPGRRAQQTAYAALKHSFEKVGDHWEPKPERGPSDEQAAGGAGRPARPTRGGVNATASRQHLYERAKQLGIPGRSRMSKEDLVTALEKESRRRTARARRSGE from the coding sequence ATGCCCGGACGTGAAGACTTGCCCAGCACGCTGCTGCGGTCCCCGCGCAAGGCGCAGGACACCTGGGTGGCCGCGCACGACTCGGCGCTGCGGACGTACGGCCCCGGCAGGCGAGCGCAGCAGACGGCCTACGCGGCGTTGAAGCACTCTTTCGAGAAGGTCGGCGACCATTGGGAGCCGAAGCCGGAGCGAGGCCCCTCCGACGAACAGGCGGCCGGCGGCGCGGGCCGGCCGGCCCGGCCGACACGCGGCGGGGTAAACGCGACGGCGAGCCGGCAGCACCTGTACGAGCGGGCCAAACAGCTCGGTATCCCGGGGCGGTCCCGAATGTCCAAAGAGGATTTGGTGACCGCGCTGGAGAAGGAGAGCCGGCGACGCACCGCTCGCGCCCGGCGCTCGGGCGAGTAG
- a CDS encoding metallophosphoesterase family protein, which yields MRIAAVGDVHLGEDSRGLLRPALEHLAGTADVLLLAGDLTRHGTCAEARVVADELTGLGVPIAAVLGNHDHHSDEAEGIAELLGEAGVVMLEGTSARFDLPDGSLGVAGVKGFGGGFAGKCASRFGEREMKAFVETTMASADALRSALASLDTDVVVALTHYAPIPGTLHGEPPEIHPFLGSYLLCEPIDEVGADLALHGHAHFGCEQGVTPGGVRVRNVAQPVIRKAYALYELNPARLAARR from the coding sequence ATGAGGATCGCCGCCGTCGGGGACGTGCACCTCGGAGAAGATTCGCGGGGCCTGCTGCGCCCCGCGCTGGAACACCTGGCGGGCACCGCCGACGTCCTGCTGCTGGCCGGCGACCTGACCCGGCACGGCACGTGCGCGGAGGCCCGCGTGGTGGCCGACGAGCTGACCGGGCTGGGCGTGCCGATCGCCGCGGTGCTCGGCAACCACGACCACCACAGCGACGAGGCCGAAGGGATCGCGGAGCTGCTCGGCGAGGCGGGCGTGGTGATGCTGGAGGGCACGAGCGCGCGGTTCGACCTGCCGGACGGGTCGCTGGGCGTCGCGGGCGTGAAGGGCTTCGGCGGCGGCTTCGCCGGCAAGTGCGCCAGCCGGTTCGGCGAGCGGGAGATGAAGGCGTTCGTCGAAACGACGATGGCGTCGGCCGACGCGCTGCGGTCCGCGCTGGCTTCGCTGGACACCGACGTGGTGGTCGCGCTCACGCACTACGCGCCGATCCCCGGGACGCTGCACGGCGAGCCACCGGAGATCCACCCGTTCCTCGGGTCCTACCTGCTGTGCGAGCCGATCGACGAGGTGGGCGCGGACTTGGCGCTGCACGGCCACGCGCACTTCGGCTGCGAGCAGGGCGTGACCCCCGGCGGGGTGCGGGTGCGGAACGTGGCCCAGCCGGTGATCCGCAAGGCGTACGCGCTGTACGAGCTGAACCCCGCGCGACTGGCCGCTCGCCGCTGA